The region ATGCACGGCCGTGATCACGTGACCCTGACCCTTTCCAAGAAAGGGCAGGGGCCGGTCACCGGCGCAGACATTCAGTTGGACCATGACGTAGAGATCGTTAACCCGGATCACGTCATTGCCAATATGTCTGACAATGGTGTCCTGAACATGAAGTTGACTGTGGCACGCGGTCGGGGCTATGAGCCCTCCGATGCTCGCCAGTCTGAAGACGATGAGAGCCGCTCGATCGGCCGCTTGCAGCTTGATGCTACCTATACCCCGGTTCGCCGTGTGGCTTATGTAGTGGAAAGCGCTCGTGTTGAGCAGCGTACCAACCTGGACAAACTGGTTATCGACCTGGAAACCAACGGTACGCTGGATCCCGAAGAAGCTATTCGCCGCGCTGCTACCATTCTTCAGCAGCAGCTGGCCGCTTTCGTTGACCTGAAAGGCGATCACGAACCAGTGATCGAACATCAGGAAGACGAAATCGATCCGATCCTGCTGCGCCCGGTTGATGATCTGGAGTTGACTGTACGTTCGGCCAACTGCCTGAAAGCAGAAAATATTTACTATATCGGCGATCTGATCCAGCGTACCGAAGTGGAATTGCTGAAGACCCCGAACCTGGGCAAGAAATCCCTGACCGAGATCAAGGATGTCCTGGCTTCACGTGGTCTGTCACTGGGTATGCGTCTGGACAACTGGCCGCCTGCAAGCTTGAAGAAGGACGACAAGGTTTCGGCCTGATCGTCTCGACACCGAGGAATTGAGAGATGCGTCATCGTAAAAGTGGTCGTCACCTGAATCGGACCAGCTCACACCGTAAGGCCATGTTTCAAAACATGGCGGTGTCGCTGTTCGAGAACGAACTGATCAAAACGACTCTGCCAAAGGCGAAGGAACTGCGCCGTGTGGCCGAGCCGCTGATCACCCTGGCTAAGGAAGACACCGTAGCCAATCGTCGTCTGGCATTTGACCGTACCCGTAGCAAGGAAGCGGTTGGTAAGCTGTTCAACGACCTGGGTAAGCGTTATGCCGAGCGTCCCGGTGGCTATGTCCGTATTCTCAAGTGCGGCTTCCGCGCTGGTGATGCGGC is a window of Pseudomonas sp. gcc21 DNA encoding:
- the rpoA gene encoding DNA-directed RNA polymerase subunit alpha; this translates as MQSSVTEFLTPRHIDVQESSPTRAKITLEPLERGFGHTLGNALRRILLSSMPGCAVVEAEIDGVLHEYSAIEGVQEDVIEILLNLKGLAIKMHGRDHVTLTLSKKGQGPVTGADIQLDHDVEIVNPDHVIANMSDNGVLNMKLTVARGRGYEPSDARQSEDDESRSIGRLQLDATYTPVRRVAYVVESARVEQRTNLDKLVIDLETNGTLDPEEAIRRAATILQQQLAAFVDLKGDHEPVIEHQEDEIDPILLRPVDDLELTVRSANCLKAENIYYIGDLIQRTEVELLKTPNLGKKSLTEIKDVLASRGLSLGMRLDNWPPASLKKDDKVSA
- the rplQ gene encoding 50S ribosomal protein L17 is translated as MRHRKSGRHLNRTSSHRKAMFQNMAVSLFENELIKTTLPKAKELRRVAEPLITLAKEDTVANRRLAFDRTRSKEAVGKLFNDLGKRYAERPGGYVRILKCGFRAGDAAPMAYVELVDRPELSAAADE